A window of the Deltaproteobacteria bacterium genome harbors these coding sequences:
- a CDS encoding CoA transferase: MSQNLDHALTGLRVLDFTRALAGPTCTRMLAEMGAEVVKVEPAPKGDMSRAASVYNKRSLFYVQHNRGKKSLCVNLRDPRGMALVVELVRHVDVVVENFKPGVMADMGLSYERLRELKSDIILCSISAMGQTGPLAQKPGYDYIAQAYAGVTSMIGDEDEAPYIPLVGLGDVNTGVHGALAVLAALRHRDRTGRGQHLDVALLDVYYHFHEVNVHQVRASGGKVKPTRVGRHMTYLSPGGVFRATGGYVVIMSFFHHWPDLCRAMDRPDLIEDPLYSTDLARLERRDAVVKIIEDWLHTFPDVSSAVSHMEKFDVPVAPVLSVAETLDHPHLRARGTVRTIQDSAYGGDIDVPGFPLKFSEFPEELPLAAATLGQHNVEVLTQYLKRTPEEVKHLLAEGVLVERRR, from the coding sequence ATGTCGCAAAATTTGGATCACGCACTCACAGGCTTACGCGTCCTTGATTTCACTCGTGCTTTAGCTGGCCCTACATGCACCCGCATGTTGGCCGAGATGGGTGCTGAAGTGGTCAAAGTCGAGCCCGCCCCAAAGGGCGACATGAGTCGCGCAGCGTCGGTCTATAACAAACGCAGCCTCTTCTATGTCCAGCATAACCGCGGCAAGAAGAGTTTGTGCGTGAATCTGCGTGATCCACGTGGCATGGCACTCGTCGTCGAGCTCGTACGGCACGTCGATGTCGTGGTGGAAAACTTCAAACCTGGCGTGATGGCAGATATGGGCTTGAGCTATGAACGACTCCGTGAACTCAAGTCGGATATTATTCTCTGTTCAATTTCCGCTATGGGACAAACTGGGCCTCTCGCTCAGAAGCCAGGCTATGACTATATCGCCCAAGCATATGCAGGCGTCACGTCGATGATCGGCGATGAAGATGAAGCGCCCTATATTCCTTTAGTTGGATTAGGAGATGTCAATACAGGTGTACATGGCGCACTAGCTGTGTTAGCCGCGCTGCGGCATCGTGACCGGACCGGGCGAGGACAACATCTCGATGTCGCCCTCCTCGATGTGTACTACCACTTTCATGAAGTGAACGTTCATCAAGTCAGAGCGAGCGGTGGAAAAGTGAAACCCACACGAGTTGGTCGCCACATGACCTACCTCAGCCCTGGTGGTGTATTTCGCGCGACTGGCGGCTACGTGGTGATTATGAGCTTCTTTCATCATTGGCCAGACCTCTGTCGAGCGATGGATCGACCAGACCTTATCGAAGATCCACTGTACAGCACGGACCTGGCTCGCCTGGAAAGACGGGATGCCGTAGTGAAGATTATTGAGGATTGGCTCCACACATTTCCCGATGTGAGCAGCGCCGTCTCTCATATGGAAAAATTTGACGTGCCTGTCGCACCAGTCCTCTCTGTCGCTGAAACACTCGACCATCCGCATTTACGCGCGCGCGGAACAGTCCGTACGATCCAAGATTCTGCCTACGGTGGTGACATTGACGTGCCCGGCTTTCCCTTGAAATTTTCAGAATTCCCCGAAGAACTACCATTGGCAGCCGCCACGCTCGGACAGCACAACGTCGAAGTGCTCACGCAATATCTCAAACGCACGCCAGAAGAGGTGAAGCATTTGCTAGCGGAAGGAGTACTGGTCGAGCGCCGGAGATGA